DNA from Chitinophaga pendula:
ACAACAATCGCCTGATCAACTTCCTCAAACTCAGAGCCTCCATAGGTACCACCGGCGACCAACGGTTCCCGCCATACATGGCCATCACCACCTACACCTATGCGAACGATCGTTATTACCTCAACCAACTGAGTGCATACCTCATGGGCTACGGCAATCCCGCCCTCGGCTGGCAAAAAGGATTTAAGCGAAACATCGGCGTAGATGCCACCCTCTGGCAAAACCGCTGGAGCCTCAGCGCAGACTACTACGACAACAGTACCAATGATCTCATCCTCGATATTAGCACACCGCCCTCCCTCGGCTTCTCCGGCTTCAAGGAAAATGTCGGCTCCCTGCGCAACAAAGGCTGGCAGGTCAGCACCAACGTCGTACTCATCCAGCGCACCAGGCAAGAATTTTTCTGGAGAATAGGCGTGTCAGCTTATCACAATACCAATAAGATCGATAAGATATCCAACACGCTGAAAAAGCTGAACAGCGACAACGATAAGTTTGGCAACGATACCGAGAAGAAACAACAACTATACCCTCGTCTCCGCTTCGAAGAAGGCCAATCATTAACCGCCCTCTGGGGCGTACAAAGCATGGGCATAGACCCGGCCAACGGCCAGGAACTGTTCCGCCGCAGAGATGGTACCTATACCTACACCTGGGACCCCAACGACAAAATCGTCCTGGGCGACACCGAACCTAAAGTATCCGGCACCATCTCCACAGGTGTAGACTTCAAAGGCTTTAGCATTAACATCTACATCATGTACCGCCTCGGCGCACAGATATATAATCAGACACTCGTAGATAGGGTCGAAAATGCTGACATCACCTATAACGTAGATAGACGCGTGTCAGAACAGCGTTGGCGAAAACCAGGAGACCACTCCATGTATAAAGGGATCACCTACCTCACCTCCGGTGGCATATCACAACCGGTATCTACACCTACCTACACCACCTCCCGCTTCGTGCAGACAGAAAATACACTGGATTGCAGCAGCATATCCGCCAGCTACCGCTTCCCGGATCAATGGCTTAAAAGGATGAAAATGTCGAATACACGCATCGACTTCTACCTGAATAATCCATTCCGCATCTCCAGCATCAAACGCGAACGGGGTCTCGACTACCCATTCGCCAACACATTCAGCTTTAATATCAACACCACATTCTTCTAAACGAAAAAAGCAGATCAAATGAAACATACCAAAATTATCTGCATATACCTGCTGCTCTCCGCAATGCTCTCCTGCAAAAAATGGCTGGATGTACGCCCCGCTACCGAAATAAAACAGGAGAACATGTTCGAAACAGAAACCGGGTTCAAAGAAGCCCTCTTCGGCGTATACATGAAAATGGGTAAGACAGCATCGTATGGAGGTACCCTCACCCTCACCATCCTGGACGTGCTCGCCCAATACTACAATGTACAGGACTTCAATAACAAATATGCCAACGTCGGTAAATACAACTATAGGGACATACAGGTCAGGACCGCCATCGACTCCGTCTGGAATCTACAATACGAATGTATCGCCAACCTGAACAACCTGCTCGCAGCAGTCGATCAGCAAAAGTCAGTGTTCTCCGGTCAGCACTACGAAATGGTTAAAGGAGAAGCCCTCGGCCTCAGAGCATTCTTGCACTTCGACCTCCTGCGTATATATGGCCCCGTGATCGCAACAGGCGCCGCAAAAAAGGCCATCCCATATATCACCACCTTCGGTAAGCTGGTCACACCACAAAGTACCGCCACCGAAATAATGGATAAATGCCTGCAAGACCTCGATGCCGCCGACAGCTTGCTCAAAGTACAACAACAGCTGTTCTACGCCGATCCGGACGCATTCCGCTCCTATACCCGCAATCATTTCAACTACTGGGCAGTACAGGCACTACGGGCACGTATATATCTCTATAAAGGGGATAAAGTAAAAGCCTTACAGTACGCCAAATCCGTCATAGATGAAGCACGCTTCACCTTCGGAGATCCCAACACCTTCAACGCCACCTACAACAGCGATCGCACCTTCTCCACCGAACATATATTCGCCATACAGGTATCCGATCTCAAAATCCTCTACGACCGCGAATTCAAACCAGGTAGCACAAATGCCGTCACTATCTATCAATTGCCAACAGTCGTCGACGATATGTTCGAGGTAACCAAAGGGGGCGCCACCGACTACCGCTATCGCTACCTGGTAGCCCGGCAGGGAGACGTATCCCTCTTTACCAAA
Protein-coding regions in this window:
- a CDS encoding RagB/SusD family nutrient uptake outer membrane protein codes for the protein MKHTKIICIYLLLSAMLSCKKWLDVRPATEIKQENMFETETGFKEALFGVYMKMGKTASYGGTLTLTILDVLAQYYNVQDFNNKYANVGKYNYRDIQVRTAIDSVWNLQYECIANLNNLLAAVDQQKSVFSGQHYEMVKGEALGLRAFLHFDLLRIYGPVIATGAAKKAIPYITTFGKLVTPQSTATEIMDKCLQDLDAADSLLKVQQQLFYADPDAFRSYTRNHFNYWAVQALRARIYLYKGDKVKALQYAKSVIDEARFTFGDPNTFNATYNSDRTFSTEHIFAIQVSDLKILYDREFKPGSTNAVTIYQLPTVVDDMFEVTKGGATDYRYRYLVARQGDVSLFTKYNQDVNGALEIEGQIPLIKLPELYYIAAEASPDKNLALTYLNTIRSKRGLVGLPTPIDEATLTAELTKEYTKEFCSEGQLFFYFKRLNRSQIPRTAVQMNEATYVLPLPDNEVEFGNR